One Pseudochaenichthys georgianus chromosome 7, fPseGeo1.2, whole genome shotgun sequence DNA segment encodes these proteins:
- the LOC117449894 gene encoding serine/threonine-protein kinase WNK2 isoform X2 — MEPNSYSEVHQELQYPSVSNSQRELAPHMYETMGDGNVNHVDSVGRGVSDPSASSYQRNVHQRFIRRSLWFSDADEQTFEAPECDNRNKILNINLRTIVDRTRGTSGIQEGSSTESQGGHKDSATESASADEEKEKGGDSLNPTCNGGGGGKAAMKASSEENEEEAEMKAVSTSPGGRFLKFDIELGRGSFKTVYKGLDTETWVEVAWCELQDRKLSKVERQRFKEEAEMLKGLQHPNIVRFYDFWECPLKGKKCIVLVTELMTSGTLKTYLKRFKVMKPKVLRSWCRQILKGLHFLHTRTPPIIHRDLKCDNIFITGPTGSVKIGDLGLATLKAASFAKSVIGTPEFMAPEMYEEHYDEAVDVYAFGMCMLEMATSEYPYSECQNAAQIYRKVTSGVKPASYNKVMDPEIKEIIGECICQKKEERYTIKELLNHAFFAEDTGVRVELAEDDDGKKDSIALKLWVEDHKKLKGKYKETGAIEFMFDLEKDVPEVVAQEMVESGFFHESDAKTVGKSIRDRVALIKWRRERTVSAAAAADLADAGQRVQMTPSQGISAGVAHVGQPLLEPEEPEADQHNRLRNLPASATSVTYSTLDSGMGSTVYSDSHSSQQSVLYQSLLEPITMATQQCQSGSPPLTDHPHSCEKGEVWGATLSPDLRTRLGATTRRGSAPVLDSQRANQISQLHALIQSQRSVSPTPTAPEVRLELSPPDLHSEAKDGFPSLSALPVLYVPSHNECRRFSDTSILPLPVSTSENSTQPVRGGRRHSDLSSLLSLTSHHNHQLAMQRGQVCQACLSLLLLRSREGSYHRPSVAMPHHHCPCDFRQTLSPGRLKGFGDSSDFSLLQQSLFNIISRKAAPCHTTHTQATMLHPSAAYRMARSDGDCSLKRHLLSGTLVGDREPLQDTETRALGVASSAGHQNQPSVQGVPSSSTAVHAPQQYLQPGHSYPAPPYVGQHTAAAPAQASQCSVNLQHTASAANYTPQSVQQTQVAANISASAVPQHVAQSYQAPGHQAPGHQAPGHQAPGHHQQQQQATAASTFPLKVQQTCQNCVAQPQKQASGYPNPVQQQTAAAAPAQSYSLTSVASNMAATAQNHPTLAPSALQHIVNLPSQHPGPSASTPALYSQQIPTQQEHQLNTQSHIHLTQHAGQAYIQPQVQHCQETQHTLHQQLTQQPNMSPYHHQVHASTLQKHSQEAMQTAGQQWSHDVSQVQTPAHLLHQTASPVVQVAAAQQSYPAAGLPDAACHSYTHPALGALQQETAAGQSQYHAAQSAAAPLTYGGQQFQPYLCNAAFLNQNLSAGHSISQLGQDGQNLSQSASSVPAQALPHQQSIAQAPVHQQLQPLQISNFLPPPHPSQFPSHYPTIQVMTAVPPCEPSHPHSFTAPHPSTSSSLNSIFLSPGQTVPPSVSPLSPLQIENVLVSPIPMSLIPSPSLMLRKVGATSPQHQPATVLLQSVRSEAPHSQPAFMSAPTAHPIHTHNAPCQNTHPPTNGSAQPLIQVPQQAQISHPEHVPSAQPPQPVGFSSPLHNGSDPGTVSTAPQLDNNHPCQLAPQAQSQVQSQIPVLQPSDPQRVSYGSASSSLTQQKQLGSLTGAAGQGPAETNMEDQATEKHTGGQSYDSVNSDATSGKEMSDGYEGTYGGKGEGKVRKHHRRSTRTRSRQEKINRPKLSMLNVCNTGDKMVECQLETHNHKMVTFKFDLDGDAPEEIATYMVENDFILPLEKEMFIEQLKDIVDKAEDMLSEDTEGERNSDHGGSPKQSEGAVGAEGLKASAPSTPQLVYQQNVLHTGKRWFIICPVAETPIIDKEKTTSNTSTAQESENSAMSSVRRNSSTASAATQVTSLSSQSLSSSSSLPPAPQTSVQPQDQNIDKTRIQPPQPCVTKHALAHHNTSFPVEEPCISAASLVSDIPCCSIVPPVSLTVNAIDKGAASGLTSNQKNSPSGDPAPQLASHQSVVLQQPYATPLQPGTVISQPQSPAHQTCQGSGLQQPASGGPGESDSDGPRRVEFTDRTIKTLDEKLRNLLYQEHAPSQPTGIALDPQAPCTEGVSTPGVSDSQSAEGALTKKKGDQLPQIPERTDSVGAISDSAVGATNRVLDRRDETTSSGSNGSKSRFQIIPTPPDVICRLEKSMTGFSTCSSPAPSSGSGGSHMQTLGPGRKEKDCFAVGRLNVTAAADHEEEGTSKPLSSNRYSAPPNFYHVTPTSSPDLTPRHIPRAQTIGTPTHHSYHHASHLYFDSADEDSSGVAQPAPPAHAPSAHSGSDLMKRAVAFLRRTGRSKSEQSSDSPSRPPVAMNGHATSPPAHSSYISSDNDSEFEDADMRKELQKLREKHMKEISELQVFQRGEIEHLYTELGKMLPSNVGLLHAAPPSGRRRKASKHKLKAGKLLNPMVQQLKNNLSTASERKGESAASSSSSPAKSSILSDGSAHSSGSSSSSSHTSAAPEQVHTQQPCSLKGSFSSDNIYAGLHGDGTTNQAGQGWTVYHQTSERVTYKSSSKPRTRFLSGPVSLSIWSTLKRLCLGKERSSRSSPHTTTAQTASSQTQPAFATPSPSPQPITRLAQVQTNNSNNKRGTFTDDLHKLVDDWTKETVAAANQPRPSLNQMKQQRRQQDLEGSVSPVGAAAQEMKCHVGPRKFQLPLSCPLTAALGPGTPSNLAPNSAALPPGYGMAPGPLYPQQWSGMPSPVGSGGPVGLLGAARTMPYVPTANQAYNLMHEPENGHCPNTARTT; from the exons ATGGAGCCTAATTCATACTCGGAGGTCCACCAAGAATTACAATACCCCTCTGTATCTAACTCTCAGCGTGAACTGGCCCCACATATGTATGAGACCATGGGTGATGGCAATGTCAACCATGTGGACTCAGTAGGGAGGGGGGTGAGTGACCCCAGTGCGTCCAGTTATCAGAGGAATGTGCATCAGAGATTTATCAGGAGGAGTCTGTGGTTCTCGGACGCAGACGAGCAGACCTTTGAAGCACCTGAATGTGATAACAGGAATAAGATCCTAAACATAAACCTGCGGACAATAGTGGACAGGACACGGGGGACCAGTGGGATACAGGAAGGTTCCAGCACTGAAAGTCAAGGTGGGCATAAAGACAGTGCAACCGAAAGTGCCAGTGCGGATGAGGAGAAGGAGAAAGGTGGAGATTCCTTAAATCCCACATGcaatggtggtggtggtggtaaaGCTGCTATGAAGGCATCCAGTGAGGAGAACGAAGAGGAGGCCGAGATGAAAGCAGTCTCCACATCTCCAGGAGGAAGATTCCTGAAGTTTGACATAGAACTGGGGAGAGGGTCCTTCAAGACGGTCTACAAGGGCCTGGATACTGAGACCTGGGTGGAAGTTGCCTGGTGTGAGCTGCAG GATCGCAAGCTGTCTAAAGTGGAACGTCAGCGCTTCAAGGAGGAGGCAGAGATGTTGAAGGGTCTTCAACATCCTAACATCGTCCGTTTCTACGACTTTTGGGAGTGTCCCCTTAAAGGGAAGAAGTGCATTGTCTTAGTAACGGAGCTCATGACGTCGGGAACGCTCAAAAC CTATCTGAAGCGTTTCAAGGTCATGAAGCCAAAGGTTCTGAGGAGCTGGTGCAGGCAGATCCTGAAAGGCCTTCACTTTCTCCACACCAGGACCCCTCCCATCATCCACAGGGACCTTAAATGTGACAACATTTTTATCACTGGACCTACAGGCTCGGTCAAAATAGGAGATTTGGGGCTGGCAACACTTAAGGCGGCTTCCTTTGCTAAGAGCGTCATAG GCACCCCAGAGTTCATGGCTCCGGAGATGTACGAGGAACACTACGATGAGGCTGTGGATGTGTACGCCTTCGGCATGTGTATGCTAGAGATGGCCACTTCAGAGTATCCCTACTCCGAGTGTCAGAATGCTGCTCAGATATACCGCAAAGTCACTAGT GGAGTGAAGCCAGCCAGCTACAACAAGGTCATGGACCCTGAAATCAAGGAGATTATTGGGGAGTGTATCTGCCAAAAGAAAGAGGAGCG GTACACCATCAAGGAGCTGTTGAACCATGCCTTCTTTGCTGAGGACACAGGTGTTAGGGTGGAGCTAGCTGAGGACGATGATGGGAAAAAGGACTCGATAGCCCTTAAACTTTGGGTGGAGGACCACAAGAAGCTAAAAGGAAAATACAAGGAGACTGGTGCAATCGAGTTCATGTTTGACCTGGAAAAGGACGTCCCTGAGGTCGTGGCACAAGAGATG GTGGAGTCTGGCTTCTTCCATGAGAGTGATGCTAAGACTGTGGGAAAGTCGATCAGGGACCGTGTGGCACTGATCAAATGGAGAAGAGAGAGAACCGTGTCTGCTGCGGCGGCAGCGGACCTAGCTGACGCGGGTCAGCGGGTCCAGATGACTCCGTCTCAGGGCATCTCCGCTGGGGTAGCACATGTAGGGCAGCCTTTGCTGGAGCCAGAAGAGCCAGAGGCAGACCAGCACAACAGGCTGCGTAACCTACCAGCCAGTGCAACCTCAGTGACAT ACAGCACACTGGATAGTGGCATGGGCTCCACCGTCTATTCCGACTCCCACAGCAGCCAGCAGAGTGTCCTCTACCAGTCCCTGCTGGAGCCTATTACTATGGCAACGCAGCAG TGCCAGAGCGGCAGCCCTCCTCTAACAGATCATCCACACTCCTGTGAAAAGGGGGAAGTATGGGGGGCCACACTGAGCCCTGATCTCAGGACTCGTTTGGGAGCTACAACCCGGAGAGGAAGTGCTCCTGTTCTTGACAGTCAAAGGGCAAACCAGATTTCCCAACTGCATGCCCTCATTCAGTCGCAGAGATCTGTAAGCCCCACCCCCACAGCACCAGAGGTCCGGTTGGAGCTCAGCCCCCCTGATCTTCACTCAGAGGCTAAGGATGGGTTCCCCTCCCTGAGTGCTCTGCCCGTGCTATATGTCCCTTCACACAATGAGTGCCGTCGCTTTAGTGACACCAGCATCTTACCTCTACCAGTGTCCACCAGTGAGAACTCAACGCAGCCGGTGCGGGGGGGACGCAGACACTCGGACCTCAGTAGTCTTCTGAGTCTGACCTCTCATCATAATCACCAGCTGGCAATGCAAAGAGGCCAGGTGTGCCAGGCCTGCCTCTCTTTGCTTCTCCTGAGGTCAAGAGAAGGGAGCTACCACCGCCCTTCTGTTGCCATGCCACACCACCACTGTCCATGTGACTTTAGACAAACCCTTAGTCCTGGGCGGCTGAAAGGTTTCGGTGATTCTTCTGATTTCTCACTACTGCAGCAGTCACTGTTCAACATAATAAGCCGCAAAGCCGCCCCGtgtcacaccacacacacccaagCCACCATGCTGCACCCCTCAGCTGCCTACAGGATGGCCCGCAGTGACGGAGACTGCAGCCTGAAGCGCCATCTCCTTAGTGGCACTCTGGTTGGGGACAGAGAACCCCTCCAGGACACTGAGACCAGGGCTTTAGGAGTG GCCAGTTCCGCAGGTCACCAGAATCAACCATCTGTACAGGGCGTGCCATCATCCAGCACAGCCGTGCACGCACCGCAGCAATACCTCCAGCCCGGACACAGTTACCCTGCTCCTCCATATGTTGGCCAACACACTGCTGCAGCCCCGGCTCAAGCTAGTCAATGTTCAGTCAACCTGCAGCATACAGCCAGTGCTGCGAACTACACACCTCAAAGTGTGCAACAGACTCAAGTGGCAGCAAACATTTCAGCATCAGCTGTGCCACAACATGTTGCACAAAGCTACCAAGCACCAGGACACCAAGCACCAGGACACCAAGCACCAGGACACCAAGCACCAGGACACcaccaacagcagcagcaggcgaCAGCGGCTTCGACTTTCCCTTTGAAAGTCCAACAGACTTGTCAGAACTGTGTAGCCCAACCTCAAAAACAGGCGTCAGGATATCCTAATCCAGTTCAgcaacagactgctgctgcagcgccAGCACAAAGCTACTCTCTTACATCTGTAGCCTCAAATATGGCAGCCACGGCCCAGAATCATCCTACACTAGCTCCCAGCGCACTGCAACACATAGTCAATCTGCCAAGTCAGCATCCTGGTCCAAGCGCCTCCACACCAGCACTTTACAGCCAACAGATACCCACTCAGCAAGAGCACCAACTGAACACTCAGTCCCATATTCACCTGACACAACATGCTGGCCAGGCCTATATTCAGCCTCAAGTCCAGCATTGCCAAGAAACTCAGCATACCTTACACCAACAACTGACACAGCAGCCGAACATGTCTCCTTATCATCACCAAGTACACGCCTCAACTCTACAGAAGCACAGTCAGGAAGCCATGCAGACAGCAGGTCAACAATGGAGCCACGATGTATCCCAGGTTCAGACCCCAGCTCATCTACTTCATCAGACGGCATCGCCAGTTGTGCAGGTGGCAGCCGCACAGCAGAGTTACCCTGCAGCCGGGCTACCTGATGCTGCGTGTCACAGCTACACACACCCTGCCCTCGGTGCGCTGCAGCAGGAGACTGCCGCAGGGCAGAGCCAGTACCACGCTGCTCAGTCTGCAGCTGCTCCACTGACATACGGAGGACAACAG TTTCAACCCTATCTTTGCAACGCTGCTTTCCTGAACCAG aaCCTCTCTGCTGGTCATAGCATCTCACAGCTTGGACAAGACGGGCAGAATCTCAGCCAATCAGCTTCAAGTGTGCCAGCCCAGGCTCTGCCTCATCAACAGTCAATAGCTCAGGCTCCTGTCCACCAACAACTCCAACCGTTGCAGATTTCTAACTTTTTGCCACCTCCACACCCATCCCAG tTTCCTTCACACTATCCCACAATCCAGGTGATGACAGCTGTGCCTCCCTGTGAACCCTCCCACCCTCACTCCTTCACTGCCCCTCACCCTTCAACCTCTTCCTCACTTAATTCCATCTTCCTTTCCCCTGGACAGACTGTGCCACCCtctgtctcccccctctctcctttGCAAATTGAAAATGTGTTGGTTTCACCCATCCCCATGTCCCTCATACCGTCCCCCTCTCTCATGCTCCGTAAGGTGGGAGCCACATCCCCACAGCACCAGCCCGCCACTGTTCTGCTGCAGAGCGTTAGATCTGAGGCTCCTCATTCACAACCTGCATTTATGTCGGCACCAACCGCCcaccccatacacacacacaatgcccCGTGCCagaacacacaccctcccacaAATGGCAGCGCTCAGCCTCTGATACAG GTTCCTCAGCAGGCCCAGATCAGCCATCCTGAGCATGTCCCCTCTGCCCAGCCCCCCCAGCCTGTAGGCTTCTCCTCACCTTTGCACAATGGTTCAGACCCAGGCACAGTCTCCACTGCCCCCCAGCTGGACAACAACCACCCCTGCCAGCTGGCCCCGCAGGCCCAGAGTCAGGTTCAGAGCCAGATTCCTGTGCTGCAGCCCTCTGACCCTCAGAGGGTGTCATATGGGTCTGCCAGTTCCTCCCTGACTCAGCAGAAACAACTCGGTTCTCTCACCGGAGCTGCAGGTCAGGGTCCAGCAGAGACCAACATGGAG GATCAAGCCACAGAGAAACACACTGGAGGACAAAGCTATGACAG TGTCAACTCTGATGCCACATCGGGGAAGGAGATGAGCGACGGTTACGAGGGGACATACGGAGGTAAAGGCGAAGGGAAAGTCCGCAAACACCATCGCAGGTCCACCCGCACTCGCTCTCGGCAAGAGAAGATTAACAGGCCAAAGCTCAGCATGCTCAAT GTGTGCAACACTGGCGATAAGATGGTCGAGTGTCAGTTGGAAACTCATAACCACAAAATGGTTACTTTCAAGTTTGACCTGGATGGAGATGCACCGGAAGAGATTGCCACGTACATG GTGGAGAATGATTTCATCCTGCCTTTAGAAAAAGAGATGTTCATTGAGCAGCTGAAGGACATTGTGGACAAGGCTGAGGACATGCTGAGTGAGGACACCGAGGGCGAGAGGAACTCTGACCACGGAGGCAGTCCCAAACAGAGTGAAGGCGCTGTGGGAGCAGAG gGATTGAAGGCTTCTGCACCAAGCACACCACAGCTGGTGTACCAGCAAAATG TCCTCCACACTGGCAAGCGCTGGTTTATCATCTGCCCTGTGGCGGAGACACCTATTATAGACAAAGAGAAGACTACATCCAACACCTCTACAGCCCAGG AATCTGAAAACTCTGCCATGTCATCAGTCAGGCGCAACAGCAGCACAGCTTCAGCGGCTACTCAAGTCACCTCTTTATCCTCCCAAAgcctgtcctcctcctcctccctgccCCCCGCGCCTCAGACCTCGGTGCAACCTCAAGACCAAAACATTGACAAAACCCGGATCCAGCCGCCTCAGCCCTGTGTAACCAAACATGCCCTCGCCCATCACAACACATCCTTCCCTGTGGAGGAGCCTTGCATCTCCGCTGCCTCTCTGGTATCGGACATTCCATGCTGCTCTATTGTGCCGCCTGTCTCTCTGACTGTGAATGCCATCGATAAAGGAGCAGCTAGTGGTTTGACATCTAATCAGAAAAACAGTCCTTCTGGAGACCCAGCCCCTCAGCTGGCCTCCCATCAGTCTGTGGTGCTGCAGCAACCCTACGCCACGCCCCTGCAGCCGGGGACAGTCATCTCCCAGCCGCAGAGTCCAGCACATCAGACCTGCCAGGGGTCCGGCCTCCAGCAGCCGGCGAGTGGGGGGCCGGGCGAGTCGGACAGCGACGGACCGCGCAGGGTGGAGTTCACAGACCGCACCATCAAGACTTTGGATGAGAAGCTGAGAAACCTGTTGTACCAGGAGCATGCTCCATCCCAGCCCACCGGCATAGCGTTGGACCCCCAAGCCCCCTGCACAGAGGGAGTCAGCACACCTGGAGTGTCAGACAGCCAGAGCGCTGAGGGGGCACTAACAAAGAAGAAAGGGGATCAGCTG CCTCAGATTCCTGAGCGGACGGATAGTGTGGGTGCAATAAGTGACTCTGCAGTGGGAG CGACTAACAGGGTTTTGGACAGAAGAGATGAGACAACCAGCTCTGGTTCAAATGGCTCTAAAAGCCGTTTTCAA ATCATCCCCACACCACCGGATGTCATCTGTCGTTTAGAGAAAAGCATGACTGGTTTCAGCACCTGCAGTTCCCCAGCTCCCTCTAGTGGCTCCGGAGGGTCTCACATGCAGACCCTGGGCCCTGGCAGGAAAGAGAAGGACTGTTTTGCTGTGGGCAGATTGAATGTGACGGCTGCAGCTGAtcatgaggaagagggaacaTCCAAACCCCTCAGCAGCAATCGTTACTCTGCCCCGCCAAACTTCTATCATGTCACCCCCACCTCCAGCCCCGACCTCACCCCCCGGCACATCCCCCGGGCCCAGACCATCGGCACTCCGACCCATCACAGCTACCACCATGCCTCTCACCTCTACTTTGACTCGGCAGATGAAGACAGCAGTGGTGTAGCCCAGCCCGCTCCCCCCGCTCATGCTCCGTCTGCGCACAGTGGAAGCGACCTCATGAAAAGGGCAGTGGCCTTCCTGCGGCGCACTGGCCGGAGCAAAAGTGAGCAGAGCTCGGATTCACCGAGCAGACCGCCTGTGGCAATGAACGGACACGCCACCTCGCCTCCTGCCCACTCATCCTACATCAGCAGTGACAACGACTCGGAGTTTGAGGATGCAGATATGAGGAAAGAGCTGCAGAAGCTGAGAGAAAA ACACATGAAGGAGATTTCTGAGCTGCAggtgttccagagaggggagATTGAGCATTTGTACACGGAGCTGGGTAAAATGTTGCCCTCCAATGTCGGCTTGCTTCATGCAGCACCCCCAAGCGGCCGCAGGCGCAAGGCCAGCAAACACAAGCTGAAGGCTGGAAAACTGCTCAATCCCATGGTGCAGCAGCTCAAAAACAACCTGAGCACCGCCAGCGAGAGGAAAG GTGAGAGCGCTGCCAGCTCTTCCAGTTCCCCGGCGAAGAGCTCCATCTTGTCGGACGGCTCGGCCCACTCCAGTGGCAGCTCCAGCTCCAGCAGTCACACCAGCGCCGCCCCAGAGCAGGTGCACACCCAGCAGCCCTGCTCCCTGAAGGGCTCCTTCTCCTCGGACAACATCTACGCTGGGCTACACGGAGACGGGACGACTAACCAAGCAGGCCAAG GCTGGACGGTTTACCACCAAACGTCAGAGAGAGTCACCTATAAATCTAGTAGCAAACCACGCACTAGATTCCTCAGTGGACCTGTGTCTCTGTCCATCT GGTCCACTCTGAAACGACTATGTCTAGGCAAAGAGCGCAGTAGTA GGTCTTCTCCCCACACCACCACCGCTCAGACGGCCTCCAGTCAGACACAGCCGGCATTCGCCACACCCTCGCCATCACCCCAGCCAATCACACGGCTCGCTCAGGTCCAGACCAATAACAGCAACAACAAGAGAGGCACGTTCACAGACGATCTTCACAAGCTGGTAGACGACTGGACGAAGGAGACTGTTGCGGCAGCCAATCAGCCGCGGCCCTCCCTCAACCAGATGAAACAGCAGAGACGCCAGCAGGACCTGGAGGGCAGTGTGTCGCCCGTGGGAGCAGCTGCACAAGAG ATGAAATGCCATGTCGGTCCCCGCAAGTTCCAGCTGCCTCTTTCCTGCCCCCTGACTGCTGCTTTAGGCCCCGGTACGCCCTCAAACCTAGCTCCCAACTCGGCAGCGCTCCCTCCTGGGTACGGGATGGCTCCTGGCCCTCTTTACCCGCAGCAGTGGTCCGGCATGCCCAGTCCTGTAGGGTCCGGGGGTCCTGTAGGCCTGCTCGGTGCTGCAAGAACGATGCCCTATGTCCCAACGGCAAACCAAGCCTACAACCTCATGCACGAGCCCGAGAATGGCCACTGTCCAAACACCGCTAGGACTACCTAA